One stretch of Oceanimonas pelagia DNA includes these proteins:
- a CDS encoding enoyl-CoA hydratase-related protein: protein MSEPVLLHPADKGVWELVLNNPERRNVLNEATLEAFHARLSEAEAETSLRLLVLKAEGRHFCAGADLGWMQRASTLSPAQNRADAARLAELLWRLDRFAQPTLALVQGAAYGGALGLVCACDIAVAASDARFCLSETRLGLIPATISPYVLRVLGARQARRYMLSAEVIDAHRAGELGLVHEVAHSSLEQTAAPIIEALLRGGPNAQVAAKALIRDYAGQPVNKALVADSAQRLAALRVTDEAREGLAAFMKKRTPDWEDKDVH, encoded by the coding sequence ATGTCCGAACCTGTATTGCTGCACCCCGCCGACAAGGGAGTATGGGAGCTGGTGCTGAACAACCCCGAGCGCCGCAATGTGCTGAACGAAGCCACCCTAGAGGCCTTTCATGCCCGCCTGAGCGAAGCCGAAGCCGAGACAAGCTTGCGCCTGCTGGTGCTGAAGGCCGAGGGCAGGCACTTTTGCGCCGGCGCGGATCTGGGCTGGATGCAGCGGGCTTCTACCTTGAGCCCGGCACAAAACCGCGCCGATGCCGCCCGGCTGGCCGAGCTGCTGTGGCGGCTGGACCGCTTTGCTCAACCCACTCTGGCGCTGGTGCAGGGGGCAGCCTACGGCGGCGCCCTGGGGCTGGTGTGCGCCTGCGATATAGCGGTTGCCGCCAGTGACGCCCGCTTTTGCCTGAGTGAAACCCGGCTCGGGCTGATTCCCGCCACCATCTCCCCCTATGTGTTGCGGGTGCTGGGGGCCCGTCAGGCCCGGCGCTATATGCTGAGTGCGGAAGTGATCGACGCTCACCGTGCCGGGGAGCTGGGGCTGGTGCATGAAGTGGCACACTCTTCCCTTGAACAAACCGCCGCTCCCATTATTGAGGCACTACTGCGGGGCGGGCCAAATGCGCAGGTCGCGGCCAAGGCATTAATTCGGGACTATGCCGGCCAACCGGTCAACAAGGCACTGGTGGCCGACAGCGCTCAGCGCCTGGCCGCCCTGCGCGTCACCGATGAAGCCCGGGAAGGGCTGGCCGCCTTTATGAAAAAGCGAACACCGGACTGGGAGGACAAGGATGTTCACTAA
- the mdh gene encoding malate dehydrogenase: MKVAVLGAAGGIGQALALLLKNNLPAGSELSLYDIAPVTPGVAADLSHIPTAVNVVGFGGEDPTPALTGADIVLISAGVARKPGMDRADLFNVNAGIVKNLIEKAAVACPKACIGIITNPVNTTVPIAAEVLKKAGVYDKNKLFGITTLDVIRAETFVAEAKGLNVADVKVPVIGGHSGVTILPLLSQVEGASFSDEEIEKLTYRIQNAGTEVVEAKAGGGSATLSMGQAACRFALSLVKAMQGEANVVECTYVDGGSEHATFFAQPVLLGKNGVEKVLPYGEVSAFEQAAMDGMLETLRGDIQKGVEFVNQ; the protein is encoded by the coding sequence ATGAAAGTTGCCGTACTCGGAGCTGCCGGTGGTATCGGTCAGGCTCTCGCCCTGCTGTTGAAGAACAACCTGCCTGCCGGCTCTGAACTGAGCCTGTACGATATCGCTCCCGTGACTCCCGGTGTTGCCGCCGATCTGAGCCACATCCCGACCGCCGTGAACGTGGTGGGTTTTGGTGGTGAAGATCCGACTCCGGCCCTGACCGGCGCCGACATCGTGCTGATCTCCGCCGGTGTGGCCCGCAAGCCGGGCATGGATCGTGCCGACCTGTTCAACGTGAACGCCGGCATCGTGAAAAACCTGATCGAAAAAGCCGCCGTCGCCTGCCCCAAGGCCTGCATCGGCATTATCACCAACCCGGTGAACACCACTGTGCCGATCGCCGCCGAAGTGCTGAAAAAGGCCGGTGTGTACGACAAGAACAAGCTGTTCGGCATCACCACCCTGGACGTGATCCGCGCCGAGACCTTCGTGGCCGAAGCCAAGGGTCTGAACGTGGCCGACGTCAAGGTGCCGGTCATCGGTGGCCACAGCGGCGTGACCATTCTGCCGCTGCTGTCCCAGGTGGAAGGCGCTTCCTTCTCCGACGAGGAAATCGAGAAGCTGACCTACCGCATTCAGAATGCCGGCACCGAAGTAGTGGAAGCCAAGGCCGGCGGCGGCTCCGCCACCCTGTCCATGGGTCAGGCCGCCTGCCGTTTCGCCCTGTCTCTGGTGAAAGCCATGCAGGGTGAAGCCAACGTGGTGGAATGCACTTATGTGGATGGCGGCAGCGAGCACGCCACCTTCTTCGCCCAGCCGGTACTGCTCGGCAAAAACGGCGTGGAAAAGGTGCTGCCCTACGGTGAAGTCAGCGCCTTCGAGCAGGCCGCAATGGACGGCATGCTGGAAACCCTGCGTGGCGACATTCAGAAAGGTGTGGAGTTCGTTAACCAGTAA
- a CDS encoding CoA-acylating methylmalonate-semialdehyde dehydrogenase produces the protein MAYQVPLLINGSMVQSQTQTWLEVTNPATQKVIARLPCTTGEEVNGAVAAAKAAFEQWRYVPVPERARLMLRYQALLKERHDELAQLLSRDTGKTLEDARGDVWRGIEVVEQAANVSSLTLGEAQTEVASGVDCYSFSQPLGVCLGITPFNFPAMIPLWMFPLAIACGNAFVLKPSEQDPLVPMELARLFREAGAPDGLLNIVHGGPEVVDRLLTHDDIAAVSFVGSVAVGRHVYRTATDRLKRAQVFAGAKNHMVVMPDANKQQAINNLVGSSVGAAGQRCMAISVGVLVGEAQEWISEIKEALAKVHPGAWDDPQAGYGPLISQAAKTRVLGLIEAGKQEGADCLLDGSQCTVSGHPDGNWVGPTLFAGVTPDMRIYTEEIFGPVLLLMTVDTLNEAIALVNANPYGNGTSIFTASGAAARKYQMNIQVGQVGINVPIPVPLPFFSFTGWRGSFYGDLHAYGKQAVRFYTETKTVTARWFDDDVVAGPNMSIHLK, from the coding sequence ATGGCCTATCAGGTTCCGCTGCTGATAAACGGCAGCATGGTGCAAAGCCAGACTCAAACCTGGCTGGAGGTGACCAACCCGGCCACCCAGAAGGTGATTGCGCGCCTGCCCTGCACCACCGGTGAGGAAGTCAATGGCGCGGTGGCGGCGGCGAAGGCAGCCTTTGAACAGTGGCGGTATGTGCCGGTGCCGGAGCGGGCCCGGCTGATGCTGCGCTACCAGGCGCTGCTCAAGGAGCGGCATGACGAACTGGCGCAGCTGCTCAGCCGAGATACCGGCAAGACCCTGGAAGATGCCAGAGGGGATGTGTGGCGGGGTATCGAGGTGGTGGAGCAGGCTGCCAATGTAAGCTCTCTGACCCTGGGAGAAGCCCAGACCGAGGTGGCGTCCGGGGTGGACTGCTACAGTTTCAGCCAGCCGCTGGGGGTGTGCCTGGGTATTACACCGTTTAATTTTCCGGCGATGATTCCGCTGTGGATGTTTCCTCTGGCCATCGCCTGCGGCAATGCCTTTGTGCTGAAACCTTCCGAGCAGGATCCGCTGGTGCCCATGGAGCTGGCCAGGCTGTTCCGGGAAGCGGGGGCACCCGATGGCCTGCTCAATATTGTGCACGGCGGCCCCGAGGTGGTGGACCGGCTGTTGACCCATGATGATATTGCCGCCGTGTCTTTTGTGGGCTCGGTGGCGGTGGGGCGGCATGTGTACCGCACCGCCACCGACCGGTTAAAGCGGGCGCAGGTGTTTGCCGGGGCCAAGAACCACATGGTGGTGATGCCCGATGCCAACAAACAGCAGGCCATCAACAATCTGGTGGGTTCTTCGGTGGGCGCTGCCGGTCAGCGCTGCATGGCCATTTCCGTAGGGGTGCTGGTGGGCGAGGCCCAGGAGTGGATCTCTGAAATCAAGGAAGCGCTGGCGAAGGTGCACCCCGGTGCCTGGGATGACCCGCAGGCAGGGTACGGGCCACTCATCAGCCAGGCCGCCAAAACCCGGGTGCTGGGGCTGATTGAAGCGGGCAAACAGGAAGGGGCCGACTGCTTGCTGGATGGCAGCCAGTGCACCGTGAGCGGCCATCCGGACGGCAACTGGGTGGGGCCCACCCTGTTTGCCGGCGTGACGCCCGACATGCGCATTTACACCGAAGAAATCTTTGGCCCCGTGCTGTTGCTGATGACCGTGGACACCCTGAATGAGGCCATAGCCCTGGTGAACGCCAACCCCTATGGCAACGGCACCTCCATTTTTACCGCCTCGGGGGCGGCGGCGCGCAAATACCAGATGAACATACAGGTGGGGCAGGTGGGCATTAACGTACCCATTCCGGTGCCGCTGCCGTTTTTTTCCTTTACCGGCTGGCGCGGCTCCTTTTACGGCGATCTGCACGCCTACGGCAAACAGGCGGTGCGCTTTTACACAGAAACCAAAACCGTCACCGCCCGCTGGTTCGACGACGATGTTGTGGCCGGTCCCAATATGTCGATTCACCTGAAATGA
- a CDS encoding carboxyl transferase domain-containing protein, producing the protein MTQFVSQVQPPSAEFIANHTAMAAEVAALREQVAAIAEGGGTDSRKRHQARGKLLARERIAVLLDEGAPFLELSQLAALNVYDEPVPAAGIITGIGRVQGVECMIVANDATVKGGTYYPLTVKKHLRAQAIAERCRLPCLYLVDSGGAHLPSQDEVFPDREHFGRIFFNQARMSAAGIPQLAVVMGLCTAGGAYVPAMADESIMVRNQATIFLGGPPLVKAATGEVVSAEELGGAGVHTQQSGVADHAADDDRQALALARRLVANLNHSAVPAPPREPRPPRYSIDELYGIVGTSLRKPFEVREVIARLVDDSVLDEFKRDYGSTLVTGFAHLHGYPVGIIANNGILFSESAQKGAHFIELCCQRHIPLLFLQNITGFMVGKKYEAEGIAKHGAKLVTAVACASVPKLTLIIGGSFGAGNYGMCGRAYDPDFLWCWPNARISVMGGEQAAGVLATVRRDALAKTGKDWSAEDEAAFKAPIIARYEQQGHPWYASARLWDDGVIDPKDSRTVLAMSLALASKRPPTPTRFGVFRM; encoded by the coding sequence ATGACCCAGTTTGTCAGCCAGGTACAGCCGCCCTCAGCAGAGTTTATCGCCAACCACACCGCCATGGCCGCCGAGGTGGCGGCGTTGCGGGAGCAGGTGGCCGCCATCGCCGAAGGCGGCGGTACTGACAGCCGGAAGCGTCATCAGGCCAGAGGCAAGCTGCTGGCCCGGGAGCGCATTGCCGTCCTGCTGGATGAGGGCGCGCCCTTTCTTGAACTGTCGCAACTGGCGGCGCTCAACGTCTACGACGAGCCGGTGCCGGCGGCGGGCATCATCACCGGCATTGGCCGGGTGCAGGGGGTGGAGTGCATGATTGTGGCCAACGACGCCACGGTCAAGGGCGGCACCTATTACCCGCTCACGGTAAAAAAACACCTGCGGGCACAGGCCATAGCCGAGCGCTGCCGCCTGCCCTGCCTGTATCTGGTGGACTCCGGCGGCGCGCACCTGCCCAGCCAGGATGAAGTCTTCCCGGACCGGGAGCACTTTGGCCGCATCTTCTTTAATCAGGCACGCATGTCCGCCGCCGGCATTCCTCAGCTGGCGGTGGTCATGGGCCTGTGTACCGCCGGCGGCGCCTATGTGCCGGCCATGGCGGACGAGTCCATTATGGTGCGCAACCAGGCCACCATTTTTCTCGGTGGCCCGCCCTTGGTCAAGGCCGCCACCGGCGAGGTGGTCAGCGCCGAGGAGCTGGGCGGGGCCGGCGTGCATACGCAGCAGTCCGGGGTGGCGGATCACGCCGCCGACGACGACCGCCAGGCGCTGGCCCTGGCCCGCCGGCTGGTGGCCAACCTCAACCATTCAGCTGTGCCGGCCCCGCCCCGCGAACCTCGCCCGCCCCGTTATTCCATTGATGAGCTCTACGGCATTGTCGGCACCAGCCTGCGCAAACCCTTTGAGGTGCGGGAAGTGATCGCCCGGCTGGTGGATGATTCGGTGCTGGACGAGTTCAAACGCGATTATGGCTCCACCCTGGTCACCGGCTTTGCCCACCTGCACGGCTACCCGGTGGGCATTATCGCCAACAACGGCATTCTGTTCAGCGAGTCGGCCCAGAAGGGTGCGCACTTTATCGAGCTGTGCTGCCAGCGACATATTCCGCTGCTGTTTCTGCAGAACATCACCGGCTTTATGGTAGGCAAAAAGTACGAGGCCGAAGGCATTGCCAAGCACGGTGCCAAACTGGTGACGGCGGTGGCCTGCGCCAGCGTACCCAAACTCACGCTGATCATCGGCGGCAGCTTTGGTGCCGGCAACTACGGCATGTGCGGCCGGGCCTATGACCCGGACTTTTTGTGGTGCTGGCCCAATGCCCGCATTTCGGTAATGGGCGGCGAGCAGGCCGCCGGGGTGCTCGCTACGGTGCGCCGGGATGCACTGGCAAAAACCGGCAAGGACTGGTCCGCCGAGGACGAGGCCGCCTTCAAGGCCCCCATTATCGCGCGTTACGAACAGCAGGGCCATCCCTGGTATGCCAGCGCCCGGCTGTGGGACGACGGCGTGATCGATCCCAAAGACAGCCGCACCGTGCTGGCCATGAGCCTGGCGCTGGCAAGCAAGCGCCCACCAACACCCACCCGCTTTGGCGTGTTTCGTATGTAA
- a CDS encoding hydroxymethylglutaryl-CoA lyase — protein sequence MDSVRLVEMGPRDGLQNEPARVPTNIKIGLVERLADCGLTHIEAASFVSPRWVPQMADGGEVLTGIHRKDGVVYSALTPNLQGLKVALAAGADEVAVFTAASESFCQRNINCSVAQSLERFTPVLQLARERGLRVRGYVSTVLGCPYEGDIAPAAVARVAGALYRLGCDEISLGDTIGTGTPKKAIAMLSAVRQEVPLARLAAHFHDTYGQALANLYAVLEQGLRIIDSSVAGLGGCPYAKGATGNVATEDVVYLLHGLGLNTGVNLDQLVHTGRWISLQLGRENGSKTGLAWDNHSRKP from the coding sequence ATGGATAGCGTCAGACTGGTGGAAATGGGCCCCCGGGACGGCCTGCAGAACGAGCCGGCACGCGTGCCTACCAATATCAAAATCGGGCTGGTGGAGCGACTGGCGGACTGCGGCCTGACGCATATCGAGGCCGCCAGCTTTGTCTCTCCCAGATGGGTGCCGCAAATGGCCGATGGTGGTGAGGTATTAACCGGCATTCACCGTAAAGATGGCGTGGTGTATTCGGCCCTGACCCCCAACCTGCAGGGCCTGAAAGTGGCCCTGGCCGCCGGTGCCGATGAGGTGGCGGTGTTTACCGCCGCCTCGGAAAGCTTCTGCCAAAGGAACATCAACTGCTCGGTGGCACAAAGCCTTGAGCGCTTCACCCCGGTGCTGCAGCTGGCCCGCGAACGCGGCCTGCGGGTACGGGGCTATGTTTCCACCGTGCTGGGCTGCCCCTATGAAGGGGACATCGCTCCCGCCGCAGTGGCCCGGGTCGCCGGCGCGCTGTACCGCCTGGGCTGCGATGAAATCTCTTTGGGCGATACCATTGGCACGGGCACGCCGAAAAAGGCCATCGCCATGTTGTCTGCGGTACGCCAGGAAGTCCCCCTGGCGCGGCTGGCGGCCCATTTTCACGATACCTACGGCCAGGCCCTGGCCAACCTTTATGCGGTGCTGGAGCAGGGCCTGCGTATTATCGACAGCTCGGTGGCGGGACTGGGCGGCTGCCCCTATGCCAAAGGCGCCACCGGCAACGTGGCAACCGAAGACGTGGTCTACCTGCTGCACGGCCTGGGCCTGAATACCGGCGTTAACCTCGACCAACTGGTGCACACCGGCCGCTGGATAAGCCTGCAGCTGGGCCGGGAAAACGGCTCAAAAACCGGGCTCGCCTGGGATAACCACAGCCGTAAGCCGTAA
- a CDS encoding acetyl-CoA C-acyltransferase produces the protein MSTANQIVIVAAARTPMGGLTGALGNEPAHRLGAVAIGAALARSGVAAGQVDEVVMGCVLPAGQGQAPARQAALAAGLPVSVPCTTVNKMCGSGMKALMLAYDQLMAGSASVMVAGGMESMSLAPYLVPRARAGLRLGHGQLLDHMFCDGLEDAYEGGLMGCFAQRTADVFGVTRQQMDDFAITSLRRARRAIDEGDFREEIAPVTLSGRGGDTRVDTDEQPGKANLKKIPILKPAFAKDGTVTAANSSSISDGAAALVLTTESKAKALGLKPLARVLGHATHAQAPAEFTLAPIGAIRKLLAQREWRVDDVDLFEINEAFAVVTLLAIRELGLDADRVNVNGGACALGHPIGASGARIVVTLLHALRRRGLRRGVAALCIGGGEATALAIELCE, from the coding sequence ATGAGCACAGCAAATCAGATTGTGATTGTTGCCGCCGCCCGTACTCCCATGGGGGGGCTGACGGGCGCGCTGGGCAACGAGCCCGCCCACCGGCTGGGCGCCGTCGCCATTGGCGCCGCACTGGCGCGAAGCGGCGTGGCTGCCGGGCAAGTGGACGAGGTGGTGATGGGCTGTGTGCTGCCCGCCGGCCAGGGCCAGGCCCCGGCCCGGCAGGCGGCGCTGGCAGCCGGACTGCCGGTGTCGGTGCCCTGCACCACGGTGAACAAGATGTGCGGCTCGGGCATGAAGGCGCTGATGCTGGCTTATGACCAGTTAATGGCGGGCTCCGCTTCGGTCATGGTGGCCGGCGGCATGGAGAGCATGAGTCTGGCCCCCTATCTGGTGCCCAGGGCCAGAGCCGGATTGCGGCTGGGTCACGGCCAGTTGCTGGATCACATGTTCTGCGACGGCCTGGAAGACGCCTATGAAGGCGGCCTGATGGGGTGCTTTGCCCAGCGCACCGCCGATGTTTTTGGTGTTACCCGCCAGCAAATGGATGACTTTGCCATTACCTCGCTGCGCCGGGCCCGGCGGGCCATTGATGAAGGGGACTTTCGCGAGGAAATCGCCCCGGTCACCCTGTCCGGTCGTGGAGGCGACACCAGGGTCGACACCGACGAACAACCGGGCAAGGCGAATCTGAAAAAAATACCCATCCTCAAACCTGCTTTTGCCAAAGACGGTACCGTGACCGCCGCCAACTCCAGCTCCATTTCCGACGGTGCCGCCGCCCTGGTGCTGACCACTGAAAGCAAGGCAAAAGCGCTGGGCCTCAAACCCCTGGCGCGCGTTCTGGGCCACGCCACTCACGCTCAGGCGCCTGCCGAATTTACCCTGGCGCCCATCGGTGCCATTCGAAAGCTGCTGGCGCAACGGGAATGGCGCGTGGATGACGTGGATCTGTTTGAAATCAACGAGGCCTTTGCGGTGGTGACTCTGCTGGCCATTCGTGAGCTGGGGCTCGACGCAGACAGGGTGAACGTGAACGGCGGCGCCTGTGCCCTCGGGCATCCCATCGGTGCCAGCGGCGCACGCATTGTGGTGACCCTGCTGCACGCCCTGCGCCGGCGCGGGCTCAGGCGCGGTGTGGCGGCCCTGTGCATTGGCGGTGGCGAGGCTACGGCGCTGGCGATTGAACTGTGTGAATGA
- a CDS encoding isovaleryl-CoA dehydrogenase, which translates to MAPYPTLNLDLGDMHTLLREQVAAFANKEIAPLAEAIDRDNRFPVELWPTLGSMGLFGITVSEEMGGVNMGYLAHVLAMEEISRASASVGLSYGAHSNLCVNQIHRHGSEEQQRKYLPALLSGEHIGALAMSEPGAGSDVVAMKLSAKKDGDHFVLNGNKMWITNGPDAHVFVVYAKTNPQAGARGISAFIVEAGTPGFSTAQKLDKLGMRGSNTCELVFQDCRVPAANLLGPLNEGVKVLMSGLDTERLVLAGGPLGIMAAAMDLVVPYVRERRQFGRAIGEFQLVQGKLADMYTRMNAARCYTYMTAMAADRGRLSRQDAAGVILLAAETATQVALDAIQLLGGNGYINEYPAGRLLRDAKLYEIGAGTSEIRRMLIGRELVREP; encoded by the coding sequence ATGGCCCCATATCCCACCCTCAATCTTGATCTCGGTGACATGCATACCCTGCTGCGCGAACAGGTGGCCGCCTTTGCAAACAAGGAAATCGCCCCCCTGGCCGAGGCCATCGACCGGGACAACCGCTTTCCCGTCGAGCTCTGGCCAACGCTGGGGAGCATGGGGCTGTTTGGCATTACCGTGTCAGAGGAAATGGGCGGCGTGAACATGGGCTATCTGGCTCATGTACTGGCCATGGAGGAGATCAGCCGGGCCTCGGCTTCGGTGGGGCTGTCTTACGGGGCTCATTCCAATCTGTGTGTAAATCAAATTCATCGCCATGGCAGTGAGGAGCAGCAACGCAAGTATCTGCCCGCCCTGCTCAGTGGCGAACATATCGGTGCGCTGGCCATGTCCGAGCCCGGGGCCGGCTCCGATGTGGTGGCCATGAAACTCAGCGCAAAAAAAGACGGTGATCACTTTGTGCTGAACGGCAACAAGATGTGGATCACCAACGGCCCCGATGCGCATGTGTTTGTGGTGTATGCCAAGACCAATCCCCAGGCCGGTGCCAGGGGCATCAGCGCCTTTATTGTGGAAGCCGGCACCCCCGGTTTTTCCACGGCACAGAAGCTCGACAAGCTCGGTATGCGCGGCTCCAACACCTGCGAGCTGGTGTTTCAGGACTGCCGGGTGCCCGCCGCCAATCTGCTGGGACCACTGAATGAGGGCGTAAAGGTGCTGATGAGCGGTCTGGATACCGAGCGGCTGGTGCTGGCCGGCGGGCCGCTCGGCATTATGGCGGCGGCCATGGATCTGGTGGTGCCCTATGTACGGGAGCGCAGGCAGTTTGGCCGAGCCATTGGCGAATTTCAGCTGGTACAGGGCAAGCTGGCCGACATGTACACGCGCATGAACGCCGCCCGCTGCTATACCTACATGACCGCCATGGCCGCCGACAGGGGCAGGCTCAGCCGCCAGGACGCCGCCGGGGTTATTCTGCTCGCCGCCGAAACCGCCACCCAGGTCGCCCTCGACGCCATTCAGCTGCTCGGCGGCAACGGCTATATCAACGAATATCCCGCCGGCCGCCTGCTGCGGGACGCCAAGCTCTACGAGATAGGGGCCGGCACCTCGGAGATCCGGCGCATGCTGATCGGCCGGGAACTGGTGCGTGAACCTTAA
- a CDS encoding acetyl/propionyl/methylcrotonyl-CoA carboxylase subunit alpha: MFTKLLVANRGEIACRVLRTARRLGLHTIAVYSDADRHALHVELADEAWRLGPAPAAESYLNQAALLEIAGACGADAVHPGYGFLSENAGFAQACADTGLVFVGPPPAAIAAMGDKAAAKALMASAGVPLVPGYHGEEQSNERLQAEAGACGYPLLLKAVAGGGGKGMRIVYTPAEFNEALAAARREARAAFGNDAMLLERYLPDARHVEVQVFCDAHGNGVYLSERDCSVQRRHQKILEEAPAPGLSQSTRSAMGEAAVRAAQAIDYRGAGTVEFLYTDDGQFYFMEMNTRLQVEHPVTEFITGLDLVEWQLRVAAGEPLPLTQDQITLSGHAVEARIYAEDAGHGFLPAAGTLHVLREPATSSKVRLDTGVREGDEVGIYYDPLIAKLIVHDQTRDAALAGLARALAQYRIGGVKTNIGFLHRLCRHPAFMAAELHTRFIEQHEHSLFSTPGLATGELLALAALACALRLPQSGASPFDAATGWRLNQPAEYPLRLDYAGNLHDVTLTTAEAGWRARVNEQEFDLQGELAGEQLRVMLNDRRISLHVAGDNDNLWLFHQGQRFDLRRVTDEAGTARHNTGGSLTAPMPGLVGELKVAEGDEVTEGQTLLVLEAMKMEHPVRAPMDGTVTEIHFRAGEQVSEGDELLRLEADDG, from the coding sequence ATGTTCACTAAACTGCTGGTGGCCAACCGGGGCGAAATTGCCTGCCGGGTGCTGCGCACCGCGCGCCGGCTGGGACTGCACACCATTGCCGTGTATTCCGATGCCGACCGCCACGCCCTGCATGTGGAGCTGGCCGACGAGGCCTGGCGTCTGGGCCCGGCGCCGGCGGCGGAAAGTTATCTTAATCAGGCGGCACTGCTGGAGATTGCCGGCGCCTGCGGGGCCGATGCCGTGCACCCGGGTTACGGCTTTCTCTCGGAAAACGCCGGTTTTGCGCAGGCCTGTGCCGACACCGGCCTGGTGTTTGTGGGGCCGCCCCCTGCCGCCATTGCCGCCATGGGCGACAAGGCCGCCGCCAAGGCGCTGATGGCGTCTGCCGGTGTGCCCCTGGTGCCCGGCTATCACGGTGAGGAGCAGAGCAACGAACGGCTGCAAGCCGAGGCCGGTGCCTGCGGCTATCCGCTGCTGCTGAAGGCCGTGGCCGGCGGCGGCGGCAAGGGCATGCGCATTGTGTACACCCCTGCCGAGTTTAATGAGGCTTTGGCCGCCGCCCGCCGTGAGGCCAGGGCCGCTTTTGGCAACGACGCCATGCTGCTGGAGCGCTACCTGCCCGACGCCCGCCATGTGGAGGTACAGGTATTCTGCGATGCTCATGGCAACGGCGTTTACCTTTCCGAGCGGGACTGCTCGGTGCAGCGCCGCCATCAGAAAATTCTGGAAGAAGCCCCCGCTCCCGGCCTGAGCCAGTCCACCCGCTCCGCCATGGGCGAAGCGGCGGTGCGTGCCGCCCAGGCCATCGACTATCGCGGCGCCGGCACCGTGGAGTTTCTCTATACCGACGACGGCCAGTTTTATTTTATGGAGATGAACACCCGGCTGCAGGTGGAGCACCCGGTCACCGAGTTTATTACCGGGCTGGATCTGGTGGAATGGCAGTTGCGGGTGGCGGCGGGCGAGCCCCTGCCGCTGACCCAGGATCAGATCACCCTGAGTGGCCATGCGGTGGAAGCCCGTATCTACGCCGAGGACGCCGGGCACGGCTTTCTGCCCGCCGCCGGCACCCTGCATGTGCTGCGCGAGCCGGCCACCTCGAGCAAAGTGCGCCTCGATACCGGGGTGCGTGAAGGCGATGAGGTGGGCATTTATTACGATCCGCTGATCGCCAAGTTGATCGTGCACGATCAAACCCGAGATGCCGCCCTGGCCGGACTGGCCCGGGCACTGGCGCAGTACCGCATCGGCGGGGTGAAAACCAATATCGGCTTTTTGCATCGCCTGTGCCGTCACCCCGCCTTTATGGCCGCCGAGCTGCATACCCGCTTTATCGAGCAACACGAGCACAGCCTGTTTTCAACGCCTGGCCTGGCCACCGGCGAGCTGCTGGCACTGGCCGCCCTGGCTTGCGCTCTGCGCCTGCCACAAAGTGGCGCCTCTCCCTTTGACGCCGCCACCGGCTGGCGGCTGAACCAGCCGGCGGAATACCCGTTGCGTCTGGACTATGCCGGTAACCTGCATGATGTCACCCTGACCACCGCCGAGGCCGGCTGGCGTGCACGAGTGAATGAGCAAGAGTTTGATCTGCAAGGCGAGCTGGCCGGTGAACAGCTGCGGGTAATGCTGAATGATCGCCGGATCAGCCTGCATGTGGCCGGTGACAACGACAATCTCTGGCTGTTCCATCAAGGCCAGCGCTTTGATCTGCGCAGGGTAACTGACGAGGCCGGCACCGCCCGGCACAACACAGGAGGCAGCCTCACCGCCCCCATGCCCGGCCTGGTGGGCGAGCTGAAAGTAGCCGAAGGCGACGAAGTCACCGAGGGCCAGACCCTGCTGGTGCTGGAAGCCATGAAAATGGAGCATCCCGTTCGCGCCCCCATGGACGGCACAGTGACAGAAATCCACTTTCGCGCCGGAGAGCAGGTGAGTGAAGGAGACGAGCTGCTACGGCTGGAGGCCGATGATGGATAG